The Chloroflexota bacterium nucleotide sequence CGCACCGCACAAGCTTGATGCGCCCGCCAGCTCGCCAAACTCGGTGAAGCCGCCGAGCGCGGGGGCGACGACGGCCCCGATTGGCCCTGGATAAACCGCGTCGTAAGCATGCCCGCCGATCTCACGATAGACCGGGCAGATGTTGAGGCACGCGCCGCAACGAATGCACAAGAGCGACTCCGCCAGTTCACTGCCCAGCACGCGCGAGCGGCCATTGTCTACCAGAATGAGATGCAGTTCGTCCGGGCCGTCAGGTTCGTCTCTTCGACGGCGCGGGCCGGTGAGCAGGTTGGTGTAGCCGGTTATTTTTTGGCCGGTGGCTGAGCGGGCCAGAACGCGCAACATGATTTCGAGATCGGCCAGCGTAGGCACGACACGTTCAATGCCCATGAGGGCAATGTGAACTTTGGGCAGGGTGGTGCACAGCCGCCCGTTGCCTTCGTTGGTGACGAGGCAGAGCGTGCCGCTCTCGGCCACGCCAAAGTTCACGCCGGAGATGCCAATGTCGGCCTTGACGAAGACTTCGCGCAAGGCTTTGCGGGCGGCGGCGGTCAGGGTCGGGATGTCATCGGTGCGGGGCAGGCCGAGGTGCTTTTCAAACAGGGTTGCCACATCCGAGCGCCTCAGGTGAATGGCTGTGGCGACGATGTGTGACGGGCGTTCGCCTCGCAACTGCACAATGTATTCACCGAGATCCGTTTCAACCACTCGCAGGCCGGCCTTCTCCAAAGCCGCGTTCAACCCAATCTCTTCGCTGACCATTGACTTGGATTTGGCGACAAGGGGCGACGTAACGTCGCCCTTACGTTGGACAATCTCTAATACAATACGGTTGGCGTCGGCGGCGGTGGCGGCCCAGTGAACGACGCCGCCCCTGGCCTGCACCGCCGCTTCCAGTTGGAGCAGGTACGTGTCGAGGCGGCTCAGGGCTTCGATCCGAATCGCCCGCGCCCGGTCGCGCACCAAGTCTGCGTTGGGCAAAGCGGCCATGGCATTCATGCGCTGGGTGCGCGAACGCTCAAAGTTGCCGTCGAGGGCGACCTGCAGGTTGGAATCCGCCAGAGCGGTAGTAATCCGAGAGGAGAAAGACATGCCAGTGGATCGAAGGCAGTCAGCGGAAGCCAGTGGCAGAACACTGCCAACTGCTTACCGCCTACTGTTTCGCCAGTATCTCCGCCAGATGAATAACCCTTTGCGATACACCCGCCCGGTGCAAGCCGCCGTTAATATGAGTCAGGCAACCCGCGTCGCAGGTCACGGCCAGCGGCGCGGCACTGACGCCAAGATTGCTCATCTTGCGCGCCAGAATCTCACTCGAAACGTCGGCCATCTTCACCGAGAACAGCCCGCCGAAGCCGCAGCATTCTTCCGCGCCGGGCAATTCCACCAACGTTGCGCCGCGAACGTGCCGGAGCAGAGTGAGCGGCGCTTCGCGCTCGTTCAGGCCGCGCAAAAGGTGGCATGAGGGATGATAAGTCAAAACCCCGTCGTGGCGAGCGCCGACGTCGGTCACGCCAAGCTGGCGAACAAGGTATTGTGAGAATTCAAAGGTGCGGGCGGCAACCGCTTTGGCTCTGAGCAGGTTCAGCGGGTCGTCGGCGAACAAGTCGGGGTAGCCATGTTTGATCATCGCCGCGCACGAACCGGACGGGGTGACGATGGGGCCGTCCGTTTCGGCAAACACGTCGAGGAAGTGTAAAGCCACCCAGCGCGCCTCGGCGCGATACCCGGCATTGTAGCCGGGCTGGCCGCAACACGTTTGAGCCGCCGGAAACTCCACCCTCAGCCCGAGCCGCTCCAGCACCGTCACTGCGGCCTCGCCAATTTCTGGATACAGGGCGTCGAGGATACAGGTGATGAAAAGCTGAACGGTTTTAATCGCTGTGGAGGGAGTCACGGAGGGCGGCAGACAATTCGAGCGCGGTGGCAAAGCGTTCTTCAGGGTTGCGGGCCATCGCCTTCAAAATCACATCCTGAGTGTGTTCGAGCAAATCAGGGTTGTAGGTGCGCGGGAGCGGCGGGTCTTCACTGAGAACCTTCACCACAATCTCGGCCCAGTTCGGGCCTTCGTGCGGGCGGTGGCCGGTGCACATTTCGTAGAGCATTGCGCCCAGCGAGTAAATATCGGAACGCACATCCACGAGCGCGCCCTTGCACTGCTCCGGCGACATGTAATAAGCCGTGCCGGTCGTAGTCTGGGCGTCGAAGGCCTGTGACGAGGTCAGCAACACCGCCAGGCTAAAGTCGCCAATGTAAACGTCGCCGCTGGCTTCCACCAGAATGTTCTGCGGTTTGATGTCGCGATGGATCATGCCTCGCTGATGGGCATAGCTCAGGCCACGCGCGATCTGATCGGCCAGATCGAGGACGCGATCCAGGGGAAGCCGCCCCTGCTCCATTTCGCCGGCCAGCGAACCGCGATCTGCATAGCGCATGACGATGAAGGGAATACGGCCATGATGGCCGCAATCGTAAATGGGCAGGATGTGGGGGTGTTCAAGCTGGCCGATCACCCGAAGCTCGGTGGCGAACTGGCGGGCCGCTTCCTCGCCAGTCACCGCGTCATCCGGAAAGACTTTGATCGCCACGACTCGATCCATGGCCGGATCGTAGCCCCGGTAAACGGTGGCCGTGCCGCCCTTACCGATTTGAGCGTCAATGCGATAGCGGGAAGCAAGGGTCTGGCCGGGTTGCACGGGCATGGCCTGATTTTATCCGACAAAGCAATCTGTGCCAATCGTATTCAAACCGGGTAGAATACTGTCACCCACCCATGAATTCTACAACCACCAATACTACTGCCAACACATCCCGGCCTGCCGAGATCAATTTTCGCCTGACGCGCCTGCTGCGCCTGGCCACATTTCAAATCGGCTCGGCCCTGGGCGACATTCTAGTGACCAGCATCTGGAACCGGATCATGATCAACGAACTGGGCTTGAGCGCGACGCCGGTCGGTTTGCTGATTGCTCTGCGATATCTCATTGCCCCGCTGGGCCTCTGGGCCGGATACTGGTCAGACACCCGCCCCTGGCTGGGTCTCCATCGCACGCCCTACATTTGGGCTGGACGATTGTTAGTTGTCCTCTCGTACCCGCTGTTGCCATTAAGCCTCTCGCGCTTTGCTATGGATCGCGGCGACGTGGCCGGCTGGCTCGTCGCCATTTTGTGCTTTGTCATGTATGGCACCGGCACCCTGCTTTCCGGCAGTCCGTTCCTGGCGCTGGTGCGAGACTCGGTTCCCCGGCAACGGCAGGGAGTTGCCATCAGCATGATGGAGACGGCGCTTATTGTCATGTTCCCCATCGCCGCCATCGGCCTGGGGCGAGCCATGAGTCACTACAGCCTGGCAACCTTTTGGGCAGTGACGCTGACGACTATGGGCATCAGCGCCTTCTTCTGGTTCTTTGCTGTGGCCGGGATGGAGCAACGGCACTCGACGCCCCGCCGCGAGACTGCGCGGCAAGCGTTCAGCTTCGGGGTCACGTTTCGCAAAATTTGGCGCGACCCGGACACGCAACGATTCTTTGTGTTTCTGGCCCTGGCAACGCTGGCGGCCTGGGCGCAAGACGCCATCCTGGAGCCGTTCGGCGCGCAAGTGCTCAAGCAGGACATCGAGCAAACCACGCGCTACTCGGCCTACTGGCAAACGGCCACGGTGATCTTTTTGATCGGCAGCGCCATCTGGTTTCGCCGCCGCCCGCCTGAGGCGCAAGTCCGGATCACGCAGATCGGCCTGGGCCTCATGTCGGTTGGCATGATCGTCCTGGCCGCCTCAGCCTTCGGCGCGCAGGTGCGGGTCTTGCAAATTGCCCTGGTCATTTTCGGCATTGGCTTCGGCCTGTACACCTTCGGCGGCTTCAGCCTGTTGATCGCCATGACCTCTGACTCCGAAGCTGGAACCTACCTCGGCTTGTGGACGATCTGCGTTCTCCTCTCGCGGGGAATTGGGATCGGCCTCGGCGGCATCCTGCGAGACGTTCTGCTCGCCCTCACTAATTCACTTGGCCTGAGCTATGGCCTGATCTTCGGGCTGGAAGCCCTCGGTCTGGCCGCCGCCGTTTTTGCCCTGGCCCGGGTGGACGTGTTGGGCTTTGGTCGGCGGGTGGGCCGCGCCCGCAGCGAGCAGAGCGTCGTGAGCGCCGACCTCAGCCTCTGACCGAGAGCGAGCGCCAGTTCATGGAGCGCGAATGAAAAACACAATATTATGGCTGAGTCTCATTGGCTTGATCCTGACAGCCTGCGCTGGCAGTCCATCGCCGACCAGCCAACCAACGCCCAACCCCGCCGCGGCGGCTTCACCGTCGAATACATCTGTGGCGGCCACTAACACGCCTTCATCTGAACCAGGCATCACGGCTGAGGCCGCGACGCCATCAACCGGATCGATCCATTTTGAGACATTCGCTTCAGCCGATGGCACGAAGATGGAATATGCCATCGCCCTGCCCGACAATTTTGACTCGCAAAAGGAATATCCCATCCTGCTGGCCCTGCCGCCCGGCGGGCAAGGCAAAGACCTGGTTCAAGCGTTGCTGGATCGTTATTGGGCTGAGGGCATCAATCGCGGCTGGGTTGTGCTCAGTCCGGCCGCGCCGGGCGGCGTGCTGTTCTTCAGCGGGTCGGAGCGCCTCATTCCGGAGTTTTTGGCAGAGACGGCCAGGACCTACAAACCCGAAGGCGGCCAATATCATCTGGCCGGGATCAGCAATGGCGGCCTGAGCGCGTTCCGCATCATTGGCAACAACCCGGAACTATTCAAGTCGCTCCTCGTCCTGCCCGGCTTCCCGCA carries:
- a CDS encoding iron-sulfur cluster-binding protein; translated protein: MSFSSRITTALADSNLQVALDGNFERSRTQRMNAMAALPNADLVRDRARAIRIEALSRLDTYLLQLEAAVQARGGVVHWAATAADANRIVLEIVQRKGDVTSPLVAKSKSMVSEEIGLNAALEKAGLRVVETDLGEYIVQLRGERPSHIVATAIHLRRSDVATLFEKHLGLPRTDDIPTLTAAARKALREVFVKADIGISGVNFGVAESGTLCLVTNEGNGRLCTTLPKVHIALMGIERVVPTLADLEIMLRVLARSATGQKITGYTNLLTGPRRRRDEPDGPDELHLILVDNGRSRVLGSELAESLLCIRCGACLNICPVYREIGGHAYDAVYPGPIGAVVAPALGGFTEFGELAGASSLCGACQEVCPVRIDIPTMLLKVRSAHVEETGGDAAWLGPAMKLWSFAMRSLPGYRLSLWLGRLGTRLLARNGWVRRLPGPPGGWTQSRDFPALARKSFRARFVERQTTDDRRQTMDDKRKT
- a CDS encoding (Fe-S)-binding protein; the protein is MKTVQLFITCILDALYPEIGEAAVTVLERLGLRVEFPAAQTCCGQPGYNAGYRAEARWVALHFLDVFAETDGPIVTPSGSCAAMIKHGYPDLFADDPLNLLRAKAVAARTFEFSQYLVRQLGVTDVGARHDGVLTYHPSCHLLRGLNEREAPLTLLRHVRGATLVELPGAEECCGFGGLFSVKMADVSSEILARKMSNLGVSAAPLAVTCDAGCLTHINGGLHRAGVSQRVIHLAEILAKQ
- a CDS encoding BCD family MFS transporter, which gives rise to MNSTTTNTTANTSRPAEINFRLTRLLRLATFQIGSALGDILVTSIWNRIMINELGLSATPVGLLIALRYLIAPLGLWAGYWSDTRPWLGLHRTPYIWAGRLLVVLSYPLLPLSLSRFAMDRGDVAGWLVAILCFVMYGTGTLLSGSPFLALVRDSVPRQRQGVAISMMETALIVMFPIAAIGLGRAMSHYSLATFWAVTLTTMGISAFFWFFAVAGMEQRHSTPRRETARQAFSFGVTFRKIWRDPDTQRFFVFLALATLAAWAQDAILEPFGAQVLKQDIEQTTRYSAYWQTATVIFLIGSAIWFRRRPPEAQVRITQIGLGLMSVGMIVLAASAFGAQVRVLQIALVIFGIGFGLYTFGGFSLLIAMTSDSEAGTYLGLWTICVLLSRGIGIGLGGILRDVLLALTNSLGLSYGLIFGLEALGLAAAVFALARVDVLGFGRRVGRARSEQSVVSADLSL
- a CDS encoding serine/threonine protein kinase, with the protein product MPVQPGQTLASRYRIDAQIGKGGTATVYRGYDPAMDRVVAIKVFPDDAVTGEEAARQFATELRVIGQLEHPHILPIYDCGHHGRIPFIVMRYADRGSLAGEMEQGRLPLDRVLDLADQIARGLSYAHQRGMIHRDIKPQNILVEASGDVYIGDFSLAVLLTSSQAFDAQTTTGTAYYMSPEQCKGALVDVRSDIYSLGAMLYEMCTGHRPHEGPNWAEIVVKVLSEDPPLPRTYNPDLLEHTQDVILKAMARNPEERFATALELSAALRDSLHSD